One region of Roseovarius faecimaris genomic DNA includes:
- a CDS encoding helix-turn-helix transcriptional regulator, translated as MSRTHRLFQLMQALRLMPPPATAADLAQDLGVSPRTVYRDIDTLRSLGAVIDGSAGFGYTLIEDAALPPLSFDTDELEALVLGLREVGEVGDPALVKAAQTALSKLRARLPAAQAHRLEHAVLTARRYARMPEPGIDVSALRQATWDERTIRFDYSDAEARATTREVDPLSIVFMQASHCLLAWCHLRRDFRAFRLDRMRHLELTGASFRPRRVPLLRDYMARLREEMTPADPAH; from the coding sequence ATGTCCCGTACCCACCGCCTTTTTCAGCTGATGCAGGCCCTGCGCCTGATGCCGCCTCCGGCCACCGCCGCCGATCTGGCGCAGGATCTGGGCGTGTCGCCGCGCACCGTGTACCGCGATATCGACACGCTGCGCAGCCTCGGCGCGGTGATCGACGGCTCGGCGGGGTTCGGCTACACGCTGATCGAGGATGCCGCCCTGCCGCCGCTCAGCTTCGACACCGATGAGCTGGAGGCGCTGGTGCTCGGCCTGCGCGAAGTGGGCGAGGTGGGCGACCCGGCGCTGGTCAAGGCGGCGCAGACCGCGCTCAGCAAGCTGCGCGCCCGCCTGCCCGCGGCCCAGGCGCACCGGCTGGAACATGCGGTGCTGACCGCGCGCCGCTATGCAAGGATGCCCGAGCCCGGCATCGACGTGAGCGCGCTGCGTCAGGCCACCTGGGACGAGCGCACCATCCGGTTCGATTACTCCGATGCCGAGGCCCGCGCCACCACGCGCGAGGTCGATCCGCTCTCGATCGTTTTCATGCAGGCGTCGCATTGCCTTCTGGCCTGGTGCCACCTGCGGCGGGATTTCCGTGCCTTCCGGCTTGACCGGATGCGCCATCTGGAACTGACCGGCGCCTCGTTCCGCCCCCGGCGCGTGCCGCTCCTGCGGGACTATATGGCGCGCCTCCGCGAAGAGATGACACCGGCCGACCCCGCGCATTGA
- a CDS encoding glutathione S-transferase family protein: MLTLLTFGPSFEMPSHSPFCVKAMALLHLSGQDWQPKYLSDPRKMPLGRLPVLKTAEGRLIPDSAHIQAYLEAEGAAFDAGLSAQDKARSHALIRMVEGHLAAGMAHDRWLRDECWPEVREAFFNRVPRMMRGPVSGMIRRKVRAAMMINGIAQFSEEERLARLAQDLETISTTLGTGPFLFGERPTAADAAIAPVLDMIRTLPCDTGLRRLVRGSPALMGYIKRARAALYPM, encoded by the coding sequence ATGCTGACCCTGCTCACCTTCGGACCTAGTTTCGAGATGCCCAGCCACAGCCCGTTTTGCGTCAAGGCAATGGCGCTTTTGCATCTTTCAGGGCAGGACTGGCAGCCGAAATATCTTTCAGATCCGCGCAAGATGCCGCTGGGCCGTCTGCCTGTTCTGAAGACGGCGGAGGGGCGGCTGATCCCCGACAGCGCGCATATCCAGGCGTATCTGGAGGCTGAAGGAGCGGCGTTTGACGCGGGTCTGTCCGCGCAGGACAAGGCCCGTTCACATGCGCTGATCAGAATGGTTGAAGGGCATCTTGCGGCCGGGATGGCGCATGACCGATGGCTGCGCGACGAGTGTTGGCCAGAGGTCCGCGAGGCCTTTTTCAACCGGGTGCCGCGGATGATGCGCGGCCCGGTATCCGGTATGATCCGGCGCAAGGTGCGCGCGGCGATGATGATCAACGGCATCGCGCAATTCAGCGAAGAAGAGCGGTTGGCGCGGCTGGCGCAGGACCTTGAGACCATAAGCACGACACTCGGCACTGGGCCGTTTCTCTTTGGCGAGCGCCCTACGGCCGCCGATGCTGCCATCGCGCCCGTGCTCGATATGATCCGCACCCTGCCCTGTGACACCGGGCTGCGGCGGCTGGTCCGGGGGTCTCCGGCGCTGATGGGCTATATCAAACGGGCGCGCGCCGCGCTTTACCCGATGTGA
- the rnr gene encoding ribonuclease R encodes MSTLPTKDEILQWISDNPTLTSKRDIARAFGIKGADRIDLKRMLKELEAEGHLEKRKKTYRDPDRLPPVALLQVTGQTPDGELTARPMEWHGEAAEPKVLVIPRASDPALGEGDRILARVQEVTGEPHQYEGKLIRRIGTNPLKVLGIFRKRGEGGRILPIDKGDGKEWRVAADAVNGARDGELVEAEQAGPKDRLGLPSARITDRLGDPTAPKAVSLIAIHQHGIPDDFPDEVIAEADRMKPAGLNGREDLRELPLITIDPADARDHDDAVYAHADDDPGNEGGHVIWVAIADVAYYVRPGSALDQEARKRGNSSYFPDRVVPMLPDRLSGDLCSLHEGVPRACIAVRMQIDAHGEKIGHRFVRGLMRSPASLNYHEVQAAMDGAPNEACAPLMEEVIKPLYAAHEALKDARNRRQPLDLDLPERKVELSEEGKVLSVNFADRLEAHKIIEECMVLANVAAAETLIAKRSPLLFRVHEEPPPEKLETLRDVADAAGLVLAKGQALKTQHLNQLLHAAQDTDHSEVINMATLRSMTQAYYAPANFGHFGLALASYAHFTSPIRRYADLIVHRSLISAHGWGEDGLTPRDIETLQSTGEHISDTERRSMMAERDTNDRYLAAFLSERIGEAFTGRISGVAKFGAFVRLDETGADGLIPVRSLGREFFRFDRDAATLTGEDSGLVIGLGQRVTVKLSEAAPVTGGLALELVSLDGKTVTRKPGARGGKAPRRKAGQAKRKADKTKRKVARKRR; translated from the coding sequence ATGAGCACCCTGCCGACGAAGGACGAAATCCTGCAATGGATTTCCGACAACCCGACCCTCACTTCCAAACGCGATATCGCCCGGGCCTTCGGCATCAAGGGCGCGGACCGGATCGACCTCAAGCGCATGCTGAAAGAGCTGGAGGCAGAAGGGCATCTCGAAAAGCGCAAGAAGACCTATCGCGACCCGGACCGCCTGCCGCCCGTGGCGTTGTTGCAAGTGACCGGCCAGACCCCGGACGGAGAGTTGACCGCGCGCCCGATGGAGTGGCATGGCGAAGCGGCGGAACCCAAGGTTCTGGTGATCCCGCGCGCCTCGGATCCGGCACTGGGCGAAGGCGACCGGATCCTCGCCCGCGTGCAGGAGGTGACGGGCGAGCCGCACCAGTATGAAGGCAAGCTGATCCGCCGGATCGGGACCAACCCGCTCAAGGTGCTGGGCATTTTCCGCAAACGCGGCGAGGGCGGGCGCATCCTGCCCATCGACAAGGGCGACGGCAAGGAATGGCGCGTGGCTGCTGATGCGGTGAACGGTGCCAGGGATGGCGAATTGGTCGAGGCCGAACAGGCCGGGCCCAAGGACCGGCTTGGCTTGCCCTCGGCGCGGATTACCGACCGTCTGGGCGATCCGACCGCGCCCAAGGCCGTCAGCCTTATTGCGATTCACCAGCATGGGATCCCGGACGACTTCCCCGACGAGGTGATCGCCGAGGCGGACCGCATGAAACCGGCGGGCCTGAATGGCCGCGAGGACCTGCGCGAGCTGCCGCTGATCACCATCGACCCCGCCGATGCGCGCGACCATGACGACGCGGTCTATGCCCATGCCGATGACGACCCCGGAAACGAGGGCGGGCATGTGATCTGGGTCGCGATTGCCGATGTGGCCTATTACGTGCGCCCTGGCTCTGCTTTGGATCAGGAGGCGCGCAAGCGCGGCAATTCCAGCTATTTCCCCGACCGCGTCGTGCCGATGCTGCCCGACCGGCTTTCGGGCGATCTGTGTTCCCTGCATGAAGGCGTGCCGCGCGCCTGTATCGCCGTGCGCATGCAGATCGACGCCCATGGCGAAAAGATCGGTCACCGCTTCGTGCGTGGCCTGATGCGCTCGCCCGCCTCGCTCAACTACCACGAGGTGCAGGCGGCCATGGATGGCGCGCCCAATGAGGCATGCGCGCCGCTGATGGAGGAGGTCATCAAGCCGCTTTATGCCGCGCATGAGGCGCTGAAAGACGCGCGCAACCGCCGCCAGCCGCTCGATCTGGACCTGCCCGAGCGCAAGGTCGAGCTCAGCGAGGAAGGCAAGGTGCTCAGCGTCAATTTCGCCGACCGGCTGGAGGCGCATAAGATCATCGAGGAATGCATGGTGCTGGCCAATGTCGCCGCCGCCGAGACGCTGATTGCCAAACGCTCACCGCTTCTGTTTCGGGTGCACGAGGAGCCGCCGCCGGAGAAGCTGGAGACGCTGCGCGACGTGGCCGATGCCGCCGGGCTCGTCCTGGCCAAGGGGCAGGCGCTGAAGACGCAGCACCTCAACCAGCTTTTGCATGCCGCGCAGGACACGGACCATTCGGAAGTGATCAACATGGCCACCCTGCGGTCGATGACACAGGCCTATTATGCGCCCGCGAATTTCGGCCATTTCGGGCTGGCTCTGGCGTCCTATGCGCATTTCACCTCGCCGATCCGGCGCTATGCCGACCTGATCGTGCACCGTTCGCTGATCTCGGCGCATGGCTGGGGCGAGGACGGGCTGACCCCGCGCGATATCGAGACGCTGCAAAGCACGGGTGAGCATATCTCGGACACCGAGCGCCGCTCGATGATGGCCGAGCGCGATACGAATGACCGTTACCTCGCGGCGTTTCTTTCTGAACGCATCGGCGAGGCATTTACCGGCCGGATCAGCGGCGTGGCCAAATTCGGGGCCTTCGTGCGGCTGGACGAAACCGGGGCTGACGGGCTCATTCCGGTGCGCTCGCTCGGGCGGGAGTTTTTCCGCTTCGATCGCGATGCCGCCACGCTGACCGGCGAGGATAGCGGGCTGGTGATCGGTCTGGGCCAACGTGTCACCGTGAAGCTAAGCGAAGCGGCTCCGGTGACGGGTGGTCTGGCGCTGGAACTGGTCAGCCTTGATGGCAAGACGGTGACGCGCAAGCCTGGCGCGCGGGGCGGCAAGGCACCACGCCGCAAGGCGGGCCAGGCCAAACGGAAAGCCGACAAGACCAAGCGCAAGGTGGCCCGCAAGCGCCGTTGA
- a CDS encoding TIGR04282 family arsenosugar biosynthesis glycosyltransferase — protein MRPKLVVMVKEPRPGRVKTRLGREIGMVPAAWWFRRQVRSLLARVEDPRWDLVLAVSPDREGLMSRIWPAHLPRMPQGKGGLGDRMGRVFLSLPPGPVCIIGADIPGVGKPQIARAFAALGRHEAVFGAAPDGGYWLVGLKRVRAVPSGLFRNVRWSTEHALADTLRAFERDRVALTDTLRDVDTAADLSAARQP, from the coding sequence ATCCGCCCCAAGCTGGTGGTCATGGTGAAAGAGCCGCGCCCGGGCCGGGTCAAAACGCGGCTCGGGCGCGAAATCGGAATGGTGCCTGCCGCGTGGTGGTTCCGCCGACAGGTGCGGTCGCTGCTGGCCCGCGTCGAAGATCCGCGGTGGGATCTGGTTCTGGCCGTGTCGCCCGACCGTGAGGGGCTGATGAGCCGCATCTGGCCCGCGCATCTGCCACGTATGCCGCAAGGCAAGGGCGGTCTGGGGGACCGAATGGGGCGCGTGTTCCTTAGCCTGCCGCCCGGGCCGGTCTGCATTATCGGCGCGGATATTCCCGGTGTGGGCAAGCCTCAGATCGCGCGGGCCTTCGCGGCGCTGGGGCGGCATGAGGCGGTGTTTGGCGCGGCGCCGGATGGGGGCTATTGGCTGGTGGGGCTGAAACGGGTGCGGGCGGTGCCCTCGGGGCTGTTCCGGAATGTGCGCTGGTCCACCGAACATGCGCTGGCCGATACGCTGCGCGCCTTTGAGCGTGATCGCGTGGCGCTCACCGACACGCTCCGGGACGTGGACACCGCCGCCGATCTGTCCGCCGCTCGTCAGCCCTGA
- a CDS encoding GNAT family N-acetyltransferase yields MSVEIVPTEDLSACHAVRRAVFVEEQGVAPDLEQDGRDGEALHLLALDGDVPVGTARILIKDGTGKIGRVCVLPSHRGVGLGLRLIEACLDRLRALPDVTRAELGAQTYALDFYEALGFVAYGPVFDDAGGLPHRMMERAL; encoded by the coding sequence GTGAGTGTCGAGATCGTCCCAACCGAAGATCTGTCGGCCTGCCACGCGGTGCGCCGTGCGGTCTTTGTCGAGGAACAGGGTGTTGCGCCCGATCTGGAACAGGATGGCCGTGACGGCGAGGCGCTGCATCTTCTGGCGCTGGACGGAGATGTTCCCGTGGGCACCGCCCGTATCCTGATCAAGGATGGAACCGGCAAGATCGGCCGGGTCTGCGTTCTGCCCTCGCATCGCGGCGTCGGCCTGGGGCTGCGGCTGATCGAGGCGTGTCTGGACCGGTTGCGCGCCCTGCCCGATGTCACCCGCGCCGAACTGGGCGCACAGACCTATGCCCTGGACTTTTACGAGGCGCTGGGCTTTGTCGCCTACGGGCCGGTCTTTGACGATGCCGGCGGCCTCCCGCACCGGATGATGGAGCGCGCCCTGTGA
- the dapE gene encoding succinyl-diaminopimelate desuccinylase, whose amino-acid sequence MTHAPLDPVDLTAKLIRCASVTPDEGGALVLLEQVLSEAGFACTRVDRGGVANLFARWGDKGANRSFGFNGHTDVVPVGDEAAWSVPPFGAVEKDGQLWGRGATDMKSGVAAFVAAAVDMVQEAPPEGAIILTITGDEEGDAVDGTTALLDWMQREGERMTACLVGEPTCPTHMGEMIKIGRRGSLSAWITLTGVQGHSAYPHRAVNPVPAMARLVDRLASHELDTGTAHFDPSTLAVVTIDTGNPTTNVIPAQCRATVNIRFNDAHSSQSLIGWMQSELDRIAEETGVTAAMEVKVSGESFLTPPGELSEMVTKAVEAETGVRPELSTSGGTSDARFVKDHCPVVEFGLVGKTMHQVDERVEVAQIRQLKAIYARILKDYFA is encoded by the coding sequence ATGACACATGCCCCGCTCGACCCCGTTGACCTGACCGCAAAGCTGATCCGCTGCGCCTCGGTGACCCCTGACGAAGGCGGCGCCCTGGTGTTGCTTGAGCAGGTGCTGAGCGAGGCCGGGTTTGCCTGCACCCGCGTCGATCGTGGCGGGGTGGCCAATCTTTTTGCCCGCTGGGGCGACAAGGGCGCGAACCGCTCCTTCGGGTTCAACGGGCACACCGATGTCGTGCCGGTGGGGGACGAAGCAGCGTGGTCCGTCCCGCCCTTTGGCGCGGTCGAGAAGGACGGCCAGCTTTGGGGGCGCGGCGCGACCGACATGAAATCGGGTGTGGCGGCCTTTGTGGCGGCGGCCGTGGACATGGTGCAAGAGGCCCCGCCCGAGGGGGCCATTATCCTGACGATCACCGGTGATGAAGAGGGCGATGCCGTGGACGGCACGACCGCCCTGCTCGACTGGATGCAGCGCGAAGGCGAGCGCATGACCGCCTGCCTGGTCGGAGAGCCGACCTGCCCCACCCATATGGGCGAGATGATCAAGATCGGGCGGCGCGGGTCGCTTTCGGCCTGGATCACCCTGACCGGCGTGCAGGGCCATTCGGCCTATCCGCACCGCGCGGTCAACCCGGTACCGGCCATGGCGCGGCTGGTGGACCGGCTGGCCTCGCATGAGCTTGACACCGGCACGGCGCATTTCGATCCCTCGACGCTGGCGGTCGTCACCATCGACACCGGCAACCCCACGACCAACGTCATTCCGGCGCAATGCCGCGCCACGGTCAATATCCGCTTCAACGACGCCCATTCTAGTCAGAGCCTGATCGGCTGGATGCAGAGCGAACTGGACCGGATCGCCGAAGAGACAGGGGTGACGGCGGCGATGGAGGTGAAGGTCTCGGGCGAAAGCTTTCTGACCCCGCCGGGAGAGTTGTCGGAGATGGTGACAAAAGCGGTGGAGGCCGAAACAGGGGTGCGGCCTGAGCTGTCCACCTCTGGCGGCACGTCGGACGCGCGGTTTGTGAAGGATCATTGCCCGGTGGTGGAGTTCGGCCTTGTCGGCAAGACCATGCACCAGGTGGATGAACGGGTTGAGGTGGCGCAGATCCGTCAGCTCAAGGCGATCTATGCCCGCATCCTGAAGGACTATTTCGCGTGA
- a CDS encoding Hint domain-containing protein, with the protein MGWIGLFDGDTPRFDRKGLTNARLASSPLPPPDTMMPRGTLLAETRLSPDGRPRMLLQIGRDHPWQFSLSLQALPGGGFILIETQEDRMRHVTLPHVPDGRMDVIRLTYRWDAPGKTGRLTMERPEADTSHSVEMPPPHALPMADLAQVIIHPHYRASETETGISLLALSDRIEPQGPLPGLTGSVPVATPSGFMPAGALRRGDLVQTQSGEAVPVLQTVRQVMPAHGTLRPVRLRAPYFGLRRDIVVAPHQRLVISGSQVEYLFGREAVLVPARHLINNVSALPATGPDLVTYHHLLLPNHEVINAAGCPVESLYVGRLRRKPDALAASLLAPFDRAHLPEHPQPVWPVLKPFEAVALALSRVA; encoded by the coding sequence ATGGGGTGGATCGGGCTTTTCGACGGCGACACGCCCCGCTTTGACCGCAAGGGGCTGACCAATGCGCGTCTGGCCTCCAGCCCGCTGCCGCCGCCCGACACGATGATGCCCCGCGGCACACTTCTGGCCGAAACGCGGCTGTCGCCCGACGGGCGTCCGCGGATGCTCCTGCAGATCGGACGCGATCATCCCTGGCAGTTCAGCCTGTCGCTGCAGGCGCTGCCCGGCGGCGGGTTCATCCTGATCGAAACGCAGGAAGACCGGATGCGCCATGTCACCCTGCCGCATGTGCCCGATGGGCGGATGGATGTGATCCGCCTGACCTATCGCTGGGACGCGCCGGGCAAGACCGGGCGGCTGACCATGGAACGGCCCGAGGCCGACACCTCCCATTCGGTCGAGATGCCGCCGCCGCATGCCCTGCCCATGGCGGATCTCGCGCAGGTCATCATCCACCCGCATTACCGCGCCTCGGAAACCGAGACCGGCATCAGCCTTCTGGCCCTGTCGGACCGGATCGAGCCGCAAGGCCCCCTGCCCGGGCTGACCGGCAGCGTGCCGGTGGCCACCCCGTCAGGCTTCATGCCCGCGGGGGCGCTCAGGCGCGGCGATCTGGTGCAGACCCAGTCGGGCGAGGCGGTGCCGGTCCTGCAAACCGTGCGCCAGGTCATGCCCGCCCACGGCACGCTGCGTCCGGTGCGCCTGCGGGCGCCCTATTTCGGGCTGCGCCGCGATATCGTGGTGGCCCCGCATCAGCGCCTGGTGATCAGCGGCAGTCAGGTCGAGTATCTCTTTGGCCGCGAGGCGGTGCTGGTCCCGGCCCGGCACCTGATCAACAATGTCTCGGCCCTGCCTGCGACCGGCCCGGACCTGGTGACCTATCATCACCTGCTTTTGCCCAATCACGAGGTGATCAATGCAGCGGGCTGCCCGGTGGAGAGCCTCTATGTGGGTCGCCTGCGCCGTAAACCCGACGCGCTGGCCGCAAGCCTGCTGGCCCCGTTCGACCGCGCGCATCTGCCCGAGCATCCGCAACCGGTCTGGCCGGTGCTGAAACCGTTCGAAGCGGTGGCGCTGGCCCTCAGCCGGGTGGCGTGA
- a CDS encoding GlsB/YeaQ/YmgE family stress response membrane protein has translation MGLGIIASIIVGGLAGWIASMIMKANTGILLNVVLGIIGAVVLNAILGLIGIYAANSWIPQLFVGIAGASLLIWAYRRMR, from the coding sequence ATGGGACTCGGGATCATCGCATCCATCATCGTCGGCGGGCTTGCGGGCTGGATTGCCAGCATGATCATGAAGGCCAACACCGGCATTCTGCTGAACGTCGTGCTGGGGATCATCGGCGCGGTTGTGCTCAATGCCATACTTGGGCTGATCGGGATATATGCCGCGAACAGCTGGATTCCGCAGCTTTTTGTCGGCATCGCCGGGGCGAGCCTGTTGATCTGGGCCTATCGCAGGATGCGCTGA
- the dapD gene encoding 2,3,4,5-tetrahydropyridine-2,6-dicarboxylate N-succinyltransferase, which translates to MSNAQLETAIEAAWEARDTITPATTGETRETIEDTLNALDSGSLRVAERQANGDWHVNQWAKKAVLLGFRLKDMERQEGSAQGGAWWDKVDSKWKDWGDNEWGAAGFRAVPNCVVRRSAYIAPGVVLMPSFVNLGAYVDEGTMVDTWATVGSCAQIGKNVHLSGGVGIGGVLEPMQAGPTIIEDNCFIGARSEVVEGCIVREGSVLGMGVFIGKSTKIVDRETGEVMYGEVPPYSVVVAGSMPTKNNINLYCAVIVKRVDEKTRSKTGINELLRD; encoded by the coding sequence ATGTCCAACGCCCAACTGGAAACCGCCATCGAAGCCGCCTGGGAGGCGCGCGACACGATCACCCCCGCCACCACAGGCGAGACACGCGAAACGATCGAGGACACGCTGAACGCGCTCGACAGCGGCAGCCTGCGCGTGGCCGAGCGCCAGGCAAACGGCGACTGGCATGTGAACCAATGGGCCAAGAAAGCGGTGCTGCTGGGCTTCCGCCTGAAGGATATGGAACGCCAGGAGGGCTCGGCTCAGGGCGGCGCCTGGTGGGACAAGGTCGACAGCAAATGGAAAGACTGGGGCGACAATGAATGGGGCGCTGCGGGCTTTCGCGCGGTGCCCAACTGCGTGGTGCGCCGCTCGGCCTATATCGCGCCGGGTGTGGTGCTGATGCCGTCCTTCGTGAACCTCGGGGCCTATGTCGACGAAGGCACGATGGTCGATACCTGGGCCACCGTGGGCAGCTGCGCCCAGATCGGCAAGAACGTGCACCTGTCGGGCGGCGTCGGGATCGGCGGCGTGCTGGAGCCGATGCAGGCGGGCCCGACCATCATCGAGGACAATTGCTTTATCGGGGCGCGGTCCGAAGTGGTCGAGGGCTGCATCGTGCGCGAAGGCTCGGTGTTGGGCATGGGTGTCTTCATCGGTAAATCCACCAAGATCGTGGATCGCGAGACGGGCGAGGTGATGTATGGCGAGGTGCCGCCCTATTCGGTGGTGGTGGCGGGCTCCATGCCGACCAAGAACAACATCAACCTTTATTGCGCCGTGATCGTGAAGCGGGTGGATGAGAAGACCCGCTCCAAGACCGGCATCAACGAGCTTCTGCGCGACTGA
- a CDS encoding TadE/TadG family type IV pilus assembly protein, whose product MQSTIAAFDATRRGAVRKAMRDRLEGDVEMGRKTKHLFRRARGFRKDADGSASIEFVLWMPVFMFILMLTIDASILFMSQSNYWSISRDTARLVSRHAITEEQAKTYAEAAAVNKFASPTASVTKNGQTVTVVLTSPASQLTVFNLFSFATPYQVEASTTQALEPI is encoded by the coding sequence ATGCAATCGACGATTGCAGCTTTTGACGCAACCCGTCGCGGCGCGGTTCGAAAGGCGATGCGCGACAGGTTAGAAGGGGACGTTGAAATGGGACGCAAAACCAAACACTTGTTCCGGCGGGCAAGAGGGTTCAGGAAGGATGCCGATGGCAGTGCCTCCATCGAATTCGTGCTCTGGATGCCCGTTTTCATGTTCATCCTGATGCTCACGATTGATGCCAGCATCCTGTTTATGAGCCAGTCCAACTACTGGAGCATTTCAAGGGATACCGCGCGTCTCGTGTCACGCCACGCGATCACGGAAGAACAAGCCAAAACCTATGCCGAAGCGGCAGCGGTCAACAAATTCGCCTCGCCCACGGCGAGTGTCACCAAAAACGGTCAGACCGTGACCGTGGTTCTGACCTCGCCGGCGAGTCAGCTGACGGTGTTCAACCTGTTCAGCTTCGCCACGCCCTACCAGGTTGAAGCCTCGACAACACAAGCTCTGGAGCCGATCTAA
- a CDS encoding TadE/TadG family type IV pilus assembly protein produces the protein MPKPTHPIRARLAAYARDDDGTGTVFSIFAVAMLLIIGGIAIDGSNFWRNQQQMQQTADVAAHAGVVELTMNGTQGAASAAATFVNNNMPSDLYGNLYADQNSDIVLVHYDENNNSISTSGTPNAVRVQLHRNSASGNPLRTIALRVSDLFLISEQTSLSNWNLSVTGVAALAVFKGCNSTDGIYAKDKVRLSSSNTFGSGYCLHSQDEIWMSQQNNFMANSGLSMPNLDSCGSKCTDGANPGSEAAAFERNLILPDINAHIQGAYDSFLGTGDPAIKDAFFSDKYIENSALNALKTVGIKTAGLQTGSVVNMTDAQFEELADVPEGLVYNVTCKSNGNPDSVRIEFGEEKQKPGKNGEKYFTPSQFSDVAIITNCGFEFLTATDIKSSVLISTRLASTHTITASSGASIGDLLGGCAVDEQTVVMGMSGMSVPADFAGSNVSFIVDNDIHLSASSSSSTINHSGVSFHASGSVEIAANHTFDSCATPPSGLIPTLKVIRHVIPS, from the coding sequence ATGCCTAAGCCGACACACCCGATCAGGGCCCGCCTCGCCGCCTATGCCCGGGATGATGACGGAACGGGCACGGTTTTCAGTATTTTCGCTGTCGCAATGCTGCTGATCATCGGCGGTATCGCCATTGATGGTTCGAACTTCTGGCGCAATCAGCAACAGATGCAGCAAACCGCGGACGTGGCTGCGCATGCCGGGGTGGTCGAGCTAACCATGAATGGCACCCAAGGGGCGGCCAGTGCGGCCGCGACCTTTGTCAACAACAACATGCCGTCCGATCTCTACGGCAACCTTTATGCCGACCAGAACAGCGATATCGTGCTGGTGCATTACGACGAGAACAACAACTCGATCAGCACCTCCGGCACCCCCAATGCCGTGCGTGTGCAACTGCACCGCAACAGCGCCTCCGGCAATCCGCTGCGCACCATCGCGCTCCGGGTGTCGGACCTGTTCCTGATCTCCGAGCAGACATCCCTGTCAAACTGGAACCTGTCGGTGACCGGCGTCGCTGCGCTGGCGGTGTTCAAGGGCTGCAACAGCACCGACGGCATTTACGCCAAGGACAAGGTGCGCCTGTCGTCGAGCAACACGTTCGGCTCCGGATATTGCCTGCACAGCCAGGATGAAATCTGGATGTCGCAGCAGAACAATTTCATGGCCAATTCGGGCCTGAGCATGCCGAATCTGGATTCCTGCGGCAGTAAATGCACCGATGGCGCCAATCCCGGCTCGGAGGCCGCCGCCTTTGAGCGGAACCTGATCCTGCCCGACATCAACGCGCATATCCAGGGGGCGTATGATTCGTTCCTGGGCACCGGCGATCCGGCCATCAAAGACGCGTTCTTCAGCGATAAATATATCGAGAACAGCGCCCTGAATGCGCTTAAAACCGTGGGCATCAAGACCGCCGGACTTCAGACCGGCTCGGTTGTGAACATGACGGATGCCCAGTTCGAAGAGCTGGCCGATGTGCCCGAAGGGCTGGTCTATAACGTGACCTGCAAATCCAACGGCAACCCGGACAGCGTGCGCATCGAATTTGGCGAGGAAAAGCAGAAGCCGGGCAAGAACGGTGAAAAATACTTTACCCCGTCGCAATTCAGCGATGTGGCGATCATCACCAATTGCGGCTTCGAGTTCCTGACCGCGACCGATATCAAGTCATCGGTTCTGATTTCGACCCGCCTTGCATCCACCCACACGATCACCGCCAGCTCGGGCGCCAGCATCGGTGACCTTTTGGGCGGCTGCGCGGTCGACGAGCAAACCGTCGTCATGGGGATGTCGGGGATGAGCGTTCCGGCGGATTTCGCAGGCTCGAATGTCAGCTTCATCGTCGATAACGACATTCACCTGTCGGCGTCCAGCTCGTCCTCCACCATCAACCATTCCGGGGTGAGTTTCCATGCCTCCGGGTCGGTCGAAATCGCCGCCAATCACACCTTTGATTCCTGTGCCACCCCGCCCAGCGGGCTGATCCCCACCCTCAAGGTGATCCGGCACGTGATTCCAAGCTGA